Proteins encoded by one window of Chondromyces crocatus:
- a CDS encoding hybrid sensor histidine kinase/response regulator, with protein MSSHDRSDPEEALRRLQQLVDGIPDAALYALVIRTDGSVQYEHASAGVERLSGIPAHEVLADANALLTLVLPDDLPGVRLRLKASLDSGEPFDCELRVRSRDGVVRWVRNRATVVKLPDGSTRITGLAVDESEHKQAELQREQAERARRTSEEALVAAQSIARLGGFRLHLPTRTVLWTDEMFRLLGRKVGNDPPSFDELIEMIHPEDRRGFLDALDLCGREGVPYMLEHRALRADGVVVHLASKGVSRRDATGKVVEIIGTAQDVTERVIEEQARARLEERLLQAQKLESLGLLAGGIAHDFNNLLTGVLTEASLVLDEVPYGSPVHGALRAIETSARRMSDLTKQLLAYAGGGPFTVERLDPVQLVGEMLELLRRNIGREVKLLVDTPRLSTSADTAVCVEADPTQLRQVVMNLVLNASDALQGRSGEVRIRSWIETGQNASTSSTTLASKSPSTTTTLGATVRPTGPGVWVLEVSDTGCGMTPETRRRIFDPFFTTKGRGRGLGLSAVQGIVRRMFGQIEVESEVDRGTTIRLRVPLTAGQAPLASTRETPSRAALQKLRVLVVDDEEAVRITLSRVLGRRGHTVAMAEDGSDAIETFRNARGNFDLVLLDISMPRKNGYEALEAIRNLRASARVVLMSGYSEAHLAGAGIHSERGSESTIDGFLEKPFAVEAIDRVLAEALRARGEAL; from the coding sequence ATGAGCTCTCATGACCGATCGGATCCCGAGGAGGCGCTCCGGCGGCTCCAGCAGCTCGTGGACGGCATCCCCGATGCCGCGCTCTACGCGCTGGTGATCCGGACCGATGGCTCGGTGCAGTACGAGCACGCGAGCGCGGGGGTCGAGCGGCTCTCGGGGATCCCCGCGCACGAGGTGCTCGCCGACGCGAACGCCCTGCTCACGCTGGTGCTGCCCGACGATCTGCCCGGGGTGCGCCTGCGGCTGAAGGCCTCGCTCGACAGCGGCGAGCCGTTCGACTGCGAGCTGCGGGTGCGCAGCCGCGACGGGGTGGTGCGCTGGGTGCGCAACCGGGCCACGGTCGTGAAGCTCCCCGACGGCTCGACCCGGATCACGGGCCTCGCCGTGGACGAGTCGGAGCACAAACAGGCCGAACTCCAGCGCGAGCAAGCGGAGCGGGCGCGCCGCACCTCGGAGGAGGCGCTGGTCGCTGCGCAGTCGATCGCGCGGCTCGGAGGCTTCCGACTCCACCTGCCGACACGCACGGTCCTGTGGACCGACGAGATGTTCCGGCTCCTCGGGCGCAAGGTGGGCAACGACCCGCCCTCGTTCGACGAGCTGATCGAGATGATCCACCCGGAGGACCGGCGTGGCTTCCTGGACGCGCTCGACCTGTGCGGCCGCGAGGGGGTGCCCTACATGCTGGAGCACCGGGCCCTGCGGGCGGATGGCGTCGTGGTGCACCTCGCATCGAAGGGGGTGTCGCGGCGCGACGCGACCGGCAAGGTGGTGGAGATCATCGGCACCGCGCAGGACGTCACCGAGCGGGTGATCGAGGAGCAGGCGCGCGCGCGGCTGGAAGAGCGGCTCTTGCAAGCGCAGAAGCTGGAGAGCCTGGGGCTGCTCGCGGGGGGCATCGCGCACGACTTCAACAACCTGCTCACCGGGGTGCTCACCGAGGCGAGCCTGGTGCTGGACGAGGTGCCCTACGGCTCGCCGGTGCACGGCGCGCTGCGCGCCATCGAGACGTCGGCCCGGAGGATGAGCGATCTGACGAAGCAGCTCCTCGCTTATGCGGGCGGGGGGCCGTTCACCGTGGAGCGGCTGGATCCGGTGCAGCTCGTCGGCGAGATGCTGGAGCTGCTCCGCCGCAACATCGGCCGAGAGGTGAAGCTCCTCGTCGACACGCCGCGGCTCTCCACGAGCGCCGACACCGCGGTGTGCGTCGAGGCCGATCCGACGCAGCTCCGCCAGGTGGTGATGAACCTGGTGCTCAACGCCTCCGACGCACTCCAGGGCCGGAGCGGCGAGGTCCGCATCCGGTCGTGGATCGAGACGGGCCAGAACGCATCCACGTCGAGCACGACGCTGGCCAGCAAGTCACCGAGCACGACGACGACGCTGGGGGCCACGGTGCGTCCGACCGGGCCCGGGGTGTGGGTGCTGGAGGTGTCGGACACCGGGTGCGGGATGACGCCGGAGACCCGGCGGCGCATCTTCGACCCGTTCTTCACGACCAAGGGGAGAGGTCGGGGCCTCGGCCTCTCGGCGGTGCAGGGCATCGTCCGCCGGATGTTCGGGCAGATCGAGGTGGAGAGCGAGGTGGATCGGGGGACGACGATCCGGCTGCGCGTGCCGCTGACCGCGGGTCAGGCGCCGCTCGCGAGCACGCGGGAGACGCCGTCGCGCGCAGCGCTCCAGAAGCTCCGGGTGCTGGTGGTCGACGACGAGGAGGCGGTGCGGATCACGCTGTCGCGCGTCCTCGGTCGGCGCGGGCACACGGTGGCGATGGCGGAGGACGGCAGCGACGCGATCGAGACGTTCCGCAACGCGCGCGGCAACTTCGATCTGGTGCTGCTCGACATCAGCATGCCGCGCAAGAACGGCTACGAGGCGCTGGAGGCGATCCGGAACCTGCGGGCCTCGGCCCGGGTGGTGCTCATGAGCGGCTACTCGGAAGCGCACCTGGCCGGCGCCGGGATCCACAGCGAGAGGGGCTCGGAGTCGACGATCGATGGGTTCCTGGAGAAGCCGTTCGCGGTGGAGGCGATCGACCGGGTGCTGGCCGAGGCACTGCGGGCGCGAGGCGAAGCACTCTGA